In Oryza sativa Japonica Group chromosome 3, ASM3414082v1, one DNA window encodes the following:
- the LOC4334045 gene encoding uncharacterized protein isoform X2 translates to MQNPRPPYAAHHQLQQHLASLLSAAAGEPPHPSDDASRAAALSTLRLSLLHPPNRPLLPSLAHFIAPPISVLLADDASYAVRRAAVSAYAALCAVLCAHEAPGGLPDRFVAWGLPLLGEPTSAALLAEGLRELLATGDVPAVERFVPPLLAACRDVLEDERTSLTVLRCLLGLLTLVAAKFPHCFRPQFVDIVDLLLGWVFVPDLAESDRSTIMDSFLQFQWHWLGNLQFSLGLLPKFLADMEVLVHDPNLAASHNSGRLRPLFACFSTVLQIMASGVAERNSLKELIAGPLEGLSPQLLRCASVIASKLGWSERMEEASRCLVLLAEILQERFAEFYGMFVDVLAQSLEVASSVQLVAALKTNLQVLSLQNLGLRASAVEALLDFSSFLSRLRLHPNHTMVTNVATTYLFVLQHGLEDVVDQAISSLMKELELLKSLLETGRASYPDIQNLSLGSNSETQSKSNSSTFSLVGYSEHQLLSLMKFDLKILLATISVDTKKRNDKAASLTSFISAKLDPFGTPFHDFLEMQFHIFSILHRLSSMDLSSTIAPSKANGSGDSGSQTQLVIESRKSFCDCKNKFMHKYGKLVVWGLNASSSMTLKLEALAWIDTFGNLVLGMERDVDKRNISYEVHEGATLLNTILFAILDCAYDREPKVRLHVATSLEILFLGRLINPMDFSVVTQVLLDKLSDPDNAVKKGFSRLLSIALPITTYTFGLLENRWSYQHSPDTANMSKHCMSWRHVLAVKQQPRKLHWQQLVSILSYLSLRLKLPLSSWVQRLFFSYRGKKDMFSGQTDVSGDSDGNELFKGPDVDRTIIDRIYSVNNLAAVWWGIHEAARHCINLRLRTHLGGPTQTFAALERMLLDVPNLLAPEATEGEGRYIAPSDTSLLPMRLLLDFVEALKKYVYNAYEGSFVLPAPPKASSLFFRANKRVCEEWFSRICDPMLNAGLALHCNDAVIHYCSSRLLDIRNLAASSLKDNSRMGGATESHHAFRERLEADFLKVLRHASLALCRCHETDALVGLQRWAISTFYTYFEQDKQLVRGVSDSQNHFSWMSGLIYQSQGKYEKAAAHYSHLLQFEEGLASMESDGIQYIIARVIECYTSLSDWKCLEGWLSELQVLRAVHAGKPYSGALTSAGNELNAVHAMACFDGGDFHSAWGYLDLTPKSSSELSLDPKVAVERSELMLLRAMLQSHSKPDKAREELNKAKLMLDEALSVVPLNGLTEAAACAGQLYCIFAFEETTELACPNRTNQSPALMDYLLRLLQDPIDRINQDCNIWLKIFKVYCTTQPSSLPTLLLCQKLASLARKQSNLKLASRLNQYIINHPLSSSDEMEKEMLTLNIKYEGALLKHDQGKKEEALTDLWSLVRATVLSTVSDSSGAGTPLIAKACLKFSTWMERENSTHIMNMILPKVIEDINDSGGFQNGAEKLLLGDNGSVSASNSHVVSQEIIGIARKTSWQLCPSMGKAWHSYASWCITHANYSLSGTDSKLQNSLFPALQSELSPDRFHLTDNEKSEVQEIIRNFCADKDGNYVDCSISPTAGCSYNSEGNPIVSLIEQTICLLETAAGAPGSEACDGEGPSVRLSSELTVLFCKCDSAKDSSMTLIGKLIEIWWTLRRRRVSLFGHAAHAYFQYLSHSSTGLQPSYHRDVLKGKTKSYTLRALLYLLHIILNYGVELKEIVESGLSTVPLLPWQEIIPQLFARLSFHPEKIVRKQLESILVKLGNLSPCSIVYPTLVDINACEGEPSDELQRILDFLVKQYPKLVKDVKLAIEELGMVTVLWEEQWLSTLQDLHSDVLRRINILKEEAARVAANSTLSSAEKNKINAAKYSAIMTPIVVALERRLASTSREPKTSHEVWFHKEYNAQLKSAITALKTPPGSPSALGEIWRPFDSIAASLATHLRKSCISLSEIAPQLAALSTSNIPMPGFEKQIFSSSESSFADSHGTITISSFCKEVTVLSTKTRPKKLVLQGSDGQKYTYLLKGREDLRLDSRIMQLLEAINSFFYSSSDTRSRNMAIRFYSVTPISGRAGLIQWVENVSSIYNVYKTWQKRSQLAQAQLSSVNTVNNSIHKSVPPVPRPSDMFYGKIIPALKEKGIKRVISRRDWPLDVKRKVLLELMKETPKQILWQEMWCASEGFRNFNSKVKRFSSSVAAMSMIGHVLGLGDRHLDNILMDFSSGDVVHIDYNICFDKGKRLKIPEIVPFRLTQTIESALGLTGVEGVFRVTCEEVMAVLLRNKDIILMLLEVFLWDPLMEWTRGNIQDEAGIAGEEKKGMELAVSLSLFSSRIQEIRVPLQEHQDLLVTNLPATLSSLKKFLDTLEQYEVISAMFYHAEKERSSALQSETSAKSMLAEASSLAEKSRTSFELHAHELAETKAAANDEANKLAVWVEKHGRILEAIRDNSIAGVESCMQLNSKDDALSLISAVLESEVPLTVVPEPTRAQCSELDREVSQLILELQGGLSAALESLGEYALVLQQVLPVNYITTSPVTGWAQALQLSVSSGSEDLLPLAKRQAAEVIAKVQGEGINLVQQRYRDLLNQMESYVVCIERLARERSELMNSIGFENEVRSKEWILSAFMNSIQLPSPKRDMGNIPFLQSGNVGVKTPAHEDIQDETGIVLSILGIAVGQLYSDVRAKVSELSSKVTGIAKFRTDEAGLQADAGTSLQLFDQQVEKCALISGFVGEVHGVMEAKLVEMNTAYAKPQHGQWASTFQRILCSSTNMIEQMTEVFLPEIIRSFISYNSEVMEAFGSVSQIRGSVDTALEKLVRIELERASMTEFEQSYFMKVGRITEQQIALEEAAMMGRDHLSWEEAEELASQEEACRAQLEQLQETWSQKDMTISSLMKVESSAMNSLLSSKQYFSSLVNVDQESEFHLRRSKALLSVLTKPLADLEALDHMLSACGLFPYHVDGPISNLTDVLSSGSSLSDVLWPFAGLLKDHCFFVWKLSLLDSILDLCMHEISSSVEHSFTTNQLYTALKTKLTNHVEKQVYRYIMERIAPAFILQLDKEISDLLQLSQGRRESGQPKRDSAAVGRIAVMLEEYCNAHETARAARTAVSLMQRQSNDLTEALRKIVLEIIQVEWLHDLSSPHAQKSKVLSQNILSDDKFISVLLNISRGNLLDKIQSSVSLVTRSIECLQACENTSVSAEGQLERAMGWACAGPNTSGAGSSTTKASGIPSEFHDHLLKRRKLLWVIQEQASDLANICTSVLEFEGSRDGIYLIPEDKSSGQSTDRGRTWQQTFLNLLTRLDAAYRSFTCAEQEWKLSQFNMESAGKSLYSVTNQLSVVSSRAKSALVNLQDTLVSMYERASEVTASLSGFKHVSQDRTALTSECGSLLEEVLAIAEGLHDVYIVGKEAAVMHNSIMSNLSKANTILLPLEASLSADLAVMSEAISKEREKNNTSMPLIHGKALYQSYIIRIRDAYKNLEPLVPPLADDAKELHSLMTKLGRLSSIHAGSLHKGCVGDMGPGVL, encoded by the exons ATGCAAAACCCTCGGCCCCCCTACGCCGCCCACCACCAGCTGCAGCAACACCTCGcttccctcctctccgccgccgccggcgagccgccgcaCCCCTCCGACgacgcctcccgcgccgccgccctctccaccctccgcctctccctcctccaccccccCAACCGcccgctcctcccctccctcgcgcACTTCATCGCGCCGCCCATCTCCGTCCTTCTCGCCGACGATGC GTCCTACGCCGTGCGCCGCGCCGCGGTGTCCGCGTACGCGGCGCTCTGCGCGGTGCTGTGCGCGCACGAGGCGCCCGGTGGCCTGCCCGACCGGTTCGTAGCCTGGGGTTTGCCGCTTCTGGGGGAGCCGACCTCGGCCGCGCTCCTCGCCGAGGGGCTCAGGGAGCTCCTGGCCACCGGGGACGTGCCCGCGGTCGAGCGCTTCGTGCCGCCGCTCCTTGCCGCTTGCCGCGACGTGCTCGAGGATGAGCGGACGTCGCTCACCGTGCTCCGGTGCCTGCTCGGCCTGCTCACTTTGGTCGCCGCCAAGTTTCCCCACTGCTTCCGGCCGCAGTTTGTCGATATCGTGGACCTGCTCCTTGGGTGGGTGTTTGTGCCAGACCTTGCCGAGTCCGATCGCAGCACGATCATGGACAGTTTCTTGCAATTCCAGTGGCATTGGCTTGGCAATCTGCAGTTCTCGCTTGGATTGCTGCCGAAGTTCTTGGCAGACATGGAGGTTCTTGTGCATGATCCTAATCTTGCAGCCAGCCATAACTCTGGCCGGCTTCGCCCACTCTTTGCTTGCTTCTCCACAGTACTGCAGATAATGGCATCTGGTGTGGCTGAGAGAAATAGCCTTAAGGAACTTATAGCAGGGCCACTTGAGGGGTTGTCTCCTCAGCTTTTAAGGTGTGCATCAGTGATTGCTTCTAAGCTCGGGTGGTCTGAGAGGATGGAAGAAGCGTCCAGATGCCTAGTCTTACTAGCAGAGATCCTTCAGGAAAGGTTTGCTGAATTTTATGGTATGTTTGTGGATGTGTTGGCCCAGAGCTTGGAAGTTGCCTCATCAGTGCAGTTGGTGGCAGCACTTAAGACTAACCTGCAAGTTCTGTCACTGCAAAATTTGGGGCTCCGAGCATCTGCTGTGGAAGCCTTGCTTGATTTTAGCTCATTTCTATCTCGGTTGCGTCTTCATCCAAACCACACCATGGTCACAAATGTGGCAACCACTTACCTTTTTGTCCTGCAACATGGATTGGAAGATGTAGTTGATCAAGCCATTTCATCATTGATGAAAGAGTTGGAGCTATTGAAATCTCTGCTTGAGACGGGACGAGCAAGCTACCCTGATATCCAGAATCTATCTTTAGGTAGTAACAGTGAAACACAAAGCAAGTCAAACTCATCCACATTCTCATTGGTGGGGTATTCAGAGCATCAGTTGCTTTCTTTGATGAAATTTGATTTGAAGATTCTTCTGGCTACTATTTCAGTTGATACAAAAAAGAGGAACGACAAAGCAGCTAGTCTGACATCATTCATTTCAGCAAAGCTTGACCCATTTGGTACTCCATTTCATGATTTTCTTGAGATGCAGTTTCATATTTTCTCTATACTACACAGATTGAGCAGTATGGACCTCTCAAGTACTATCGCACCATCTAAAGCAAACGGTTCTGGCGATTCAGGTAGTCAAACTCAGCTGGTTATTGAATCAAGGAAGTCCTTTTGTGACTGCAAAAACAAATTTATGCATAAGTATGGAAAACTTGTGGTCTGGGGCCTTAATGCATCATCATCCATGACACTGAAATTAGAAGCTCTAGCTTGGATAGATACGTTTGGAAACCTGGTTCTTGGcatggaaagggatgtggataAGCGCAATATCTCATACGAAGTCCATGAGGGTGCTACCCTTCTGAATACTATCCTTTTTGCAATCTTGGATTGTGCATATGACAGAGAACCTAAAGTAAGACTGCATGTTGCAACATCTTTGGAAATACTCTTTCTTGGTAGGCTTATCAATCCCATGGATTTCTCAGTTGTGACACAAGTTCTTCTTGACAAGCTTAGTGATCCTGATAATGCTGTAAAGAAAGGATTTTCAAGGTTACTTTCAATTGCTCTTCCTATTACAACATACACATTTGGCTTGCTTGAGAATAGATGGAGTTACCAGCATTCCCCAGATACTGCTAACATGAGTAAGCATTGCATGAGTTGGAGGCATGTGCTTGCTGTGAAGCAACAACCCAGGAAACTTCATTGGCAGCAGCTTGTTTCAATTTTGAGCTACCTTTCTCTCAGATTGAAGTTACCTCTTTCTTCTTGGGTCCAGCGCCTGTTCTTTAGTTACCGTGGCAAGAAAGATATGTTCTCTGGTCAAACTGATGTTTCTGGGGATTCTGATGGGAACGAATTATTTAAAGGTCCAGATGTGGACAGAACTATTATTGATAGGATCTACTCAGTTAACAATCTTGCTGCGGTTTGGTGGGGCATTCATGAAGCTGCTCGGCACTGCATAAACCTTCGACTTCGAACTCATCTTGGTGGCCCGACACAGACATTTGCAGCTCTAGAACGCATGCTTTTGGATGTACCGAATCTATTGGCACCAGAAGCTACCGAAGGTGAAGGCAGGTATATAGCACCATCTGACACAAGCTTATTGCCTATGCGCCTGCTGTTGGATTTTGTTGAGGCGTTAAAGAAATATGTTTACAATGCATATGAAGGTTCCTTTGTTCTACCAGCACCTCCAAAAGCAAGTTCCTTGTTTTTTCGAGCAAACAAACGAGTCTGCGAAGAGTGGTTTTCTAGAATTTGTGATCCAATGCTGAATGCAGGATTAGCTTTGCACTGTAATGATGCGGTCATCCACTACTGTTCATCGCGTCTTCTAGATATCAGAAACCTTGCTGCATCATCCCTCAAGGACAACAGTCGCATGGGAGGAGCTACTGAAAGTCACCATGCTTTTAGAGAGAGGTTAGAGGCAGATTTTCTGAAGGTCTTGCGACATGCTTCACTGGCATTATGCAGGTGTCATGAAACAGATGCCTTAGTTGGGCTTCAGAGATGGGCCATATCAACGTTCTATACATACTTTGAGCAGGACAAACAACTAGTTCGAGGTGTATCTGATAGCCAGAATCACTTCTCCTGGATGTCAGGACTCATCTATCAATCTCAGGGGAAGTATGAAAAGGCTGCTGCACATTATTCCCATCTTCTACAGTTTGAAGAAGGCCTTGCCTCCATGGAATCTGATGGCATCCAGTACATCATAGCACGTGTTATTGAGTGCTACACGTCCCTGTCTGATTGGAAATGCTTAGAGGGTTGGCTTTCAGAATTACAAGTTCTCCGTGCTGTACATGCTGGCAAACCTTATTCAGGTGCTTTAACTAGCGCTGGCAATGAGCTAAATGCTGTTCATGCCATGGCATGCTTTGATGGAGGGGACTTCCATTCAGCTTGGGGCTATCTTGATTTGACTCCTAAAAGCAGCAGTGAACTCAGCCTTGATCCCAAGGTTGCAGTTGAGAGAAGTGAGTTAATGCTCTTGCGTGCAATGCTTCAATCTCACAGCAAACCTGACAAGGCACGAGAGGAGCTAAATAAGGCTAAACTGATGTTGGATGAAGCACTCTCTGTGGTCCCACTCAATGGATTAACCGAAGCTGCTGCTTGTGCTGGTCAGCTTTATTGCATCTTTGCATTTGAAGAAACCACTGAACTGGCATGCCCAAATAGAACTAATCAATCGCCAGCGCTAATGGATTATTTACTGAGACTACTGCAGGATCCCATCGATAGAATTAATCAAGATTGCAACATTTGGCTGAAAATCTTCAAAGTGTATTGTACTACACAACCATCTTCTTTACCCACACTTCTTTTGTGTCAGAAACTTGCTAGTCTTGCTAGAAAGCAGAGCAACTTGAAATTGGCTAGCCGCTTAAATCAGTACATCATAAACCACCCTTTGAGTTCATCTGATGAGATGGAAAAAGAAATGCTTACTTTGAACATTAAGTATGAAGGTGCCCTGCTGAAGCACGATCAAGGAAAGAAGGAAGAGGCTTTAACTGACCTGTGGTCACTGGTTCGTGCTACTGTTCTTTCTACAGTTAGTGATTCTTCTGGTGCTGGCACCCCATTGATTGCTAAAGCCTGTTTGAAATTCTCGACCTGGATGGAACGAGAGAATTCAACTCATATTATGAATATGATCCTTCCGAAGGTGATAGAAGATATTAATGATTCTGGTGGCTTCCAAAATGGAGCTGAGAAGCTTTTGTTAGGTGATAATGGATCAGTTTCTGCATCGAATTCTCATGTGGTTTCCCAAGAAATCATAGGAATTGCTCGAAAGACAAGCTGGCAACTTTGTCCCAGTATGGGTAAAGCATGGCATTCTTATGCATCCTGGTGCATTACTCATGCCAATTACTCTCTATCTGGAACTGATTCAAAATTGCAGAATTCGTTGTTCCCTGCTCTCCAGTCTGAGCTTTCTCCAGATAGATTTCACCTGACAGACAACGAAAAGTCTGAAGTGCAGGAAATAATAAGAAATTTCTGTGCTGATAAAGATGGAAATTATGTGGACTGTAGCATTTCACCAACGGCAGGATGCAGTTACAATTCTGAGGGGAATCCCATCGTTTCACTAATTGAGCAAACAATCTGTCTGCTAGAAACTGCAGCTGGAGCACCAGGCTCTGAGGCCTGTGATGGTGAAGGGCCTTCTGTACGGTTATCATCAGAGCTAACAGTTCTTTTCTGTAAATGTGATTCTGCAAAGGACAGTAGCATGACTTTGATTGGCAAGCTTATTGAAATTTGGTGGACTTTAAGACGTAGGAGAGTATCACTTTTTGGGCATGCTGCTCATGCCTATTTTCAGTACCTTTCGCATTCATCAACTGGGCTTCAACCCTCATATCACCGTGATGTTTTGAAAGGGAAAACAAAGAGCTACACTCTGAGGGCATTGTTGTATCTCCTCCATATAATTTTGAACTACGGGGTGGAGTTGAAGGAAATAGTTGAAAGTGGGCTTTCAACAGTTCCTTTGTTGCCGTGGCAG GAGATTATACCGCAACTTTTTGCCCGCTTGAGCTTCCACCCAGAGAAGATAGTTAGGAAACAGTTGGAAAGCATATTGGTGAAGCTAGGGAATCTTTCTCCTTGTTCAATTGTATATCCTACTTTAGTCGATATCAATGCTTGTGAAGGAGAACCCTCGGATGAGCTTCAGCGCATATTGGATTTTCTG GTTAAGCAATATCCCAAACTAGTTAAGGATGTTAAGCTTGCAATTGAGGAGTTAGGAATGGTTACTGTTCTATGGGAGGAACAATGGTTGAGCACTTTACAAGATCTCCATTCAG ATGTTTTAAGGAGAATTAATATACTTAAAGAGGAAGCTGCAAGGGTTGCTGCAAATTCTACCCTGAGTTCAGCCGAAAAGAACAAGATCAATGCTGCAAAATACTCTGCTATTATGACTCCAATTGTAGTAGCCTTGGAGCGCCGTCTAGCTTCTACATCTCGTGAACCAAAAACATCTCACGAAGTGTGGTTCCATAAGGAATATAATGCTCAGTTGAAATCTGCAATCACAGCTCTTAAGACACCCCCTGGATCTCCATCAGCATTAGGAGAGATTTGGCGGCCTTTTGATTCGATTGCAGCTTCTTTAGCCACTCATCTGAGGAAGTCATGCATATCATTAAGTGAAATTGCACCACAGCTAGCAGCTTTATCAACCTCTAACATTCCAATGCCTGGTTTTGAGAAGCAGATATTCAGTTCTTCAGAATCTTCTTTTGCTGACAGTCATGGCACAATTACAATATCTTCCTTCTGTAAAGAAGTAACAGTACTTTCAACAAAGACAAGGCCTAAGAAGCTTGTCTTGCAAGGATCAGACGGCCAGAAGTATACCTATCTCCTCAAGGGTCGAGAGGATTTACGCCTCGATTCTCGGATCATGCAGCTGCTAGAGGCGATAAATAGCTTTTTTTATTCATCTTCTGACACTAGAAGTCGAAATATGGCAATACGATTCTACTCTGTTACACCAATTAGTGGAAGAGCTGGACTCATCCAGTGGGTTGAGAATGTAAGTAGCATCTACAATGTGTACAAGACATGGCAAAAACGCTCTCAGTTAGCACAGGCACAGCTCTCTTCAGTTAACACTGTTAATAATAGTATTCACAAATCAGTACCACCTGTTCCCcgtccaagtgatatgttctATGGAAAGATCATTCCAGCACTGAAAGAAAAAGGGATCAAAAGAGTAATCTCACGAAGAGATTGGCCACTAGATGTTAAAAGAAAGGTTCTATTAGAGCTTATGAAAGAGACCCCAAAGCAGATACTGTGGCAAGAAATGTGGTGTGCAAGTGAAGGGTTCCGGAACTTTAACTCCAAAGTAAAGAG ATTCTCTAGCAGTGTAGCAGCCATGAGCATGATTGGCCATGTACTGGGCCTTGGAGATAGACATTTGGACAATATCCTTATGGATTTCAGCAGTGGTGATGTGGTTCACATAGATTACAATATATGCTTTGATAAAGGGAAAAGGTTGAAGATTCCAGAGATTGTTCCATTCCGTCTTACTCAAACTATTGAATCAGCTTTAGGATTAACTGGAGTTGAAGGTGTCTTTCGAGTTACTTGTGAAGAAGTTATGGCTGTTCTCTTAAGGAACAAAGATATCATATTAATGTTGTTAGAAGTATTTCTTTGGGACCCGTTGATGGAGTGGACACGTGGAAATATCCAAGATGAAGCTGGAATAGCTGGTGAGGAGAAGAAAGGAATGGAATTAGCAGTTAGTCTGAGCTTGTTCTCTTCTAGGATCCAAGAAATCAGAGTTCCTTTGCAG GAGCATCAGGATCTTTTGGTAACTAACTTGCCAGCTACACTATCTTCACTAAAG AAATTTTTGGATACTCTAGAGCAGTATGAGGTTATATCTGCTATGTTTTATCATGCTGAGAAAGAGAGATCCAGTGCTTTGCAGAGTGAAACATCAGCAAAATCAATGCTAGCTGAAGCTAGTTCACTTGCTGAAAAATCCCGCACTTCATTTGAGCTTCATGCTCATGAATTAGCGGAAACAAAAGCGGCAGCAAATGATGAAGCAAACAAGCTTGCAGTATGGGTGGAAAAACATGGAAGGATTCTTGAGGCCATACGGGACAATTCAATTGCAGGTGTAGAGTCATGCATGCAATTAAACAGCAAGGATGATGCCTTAAGCCTTATTTCAGCTGTGCTTGAATCAGAAGTCCCTCTTACAGTTGTTCCTGAGCCAACAAGAGCACAATGCTCTGAGTTGGATAGGGAGGTTTCTCAACTAATTCTTGAATTGCAGGGTGGGCTGTCTGCTGCCTTAGAGTCACTTGGTGAATATGCTTTGGTATTGCAGCAAGTTCTCCCAGTTAATTACATCACAACCAGCCCAGTTACTGGTTGGGCACAAGCTTTGCAGCTATCTGTAAGCAGTGGTTCAGAAGATCTGCTTCCCCTTGCCAAGAGGCAAGCAGCAGAAGTCATTGCTAAGGTTCAGGGTGAGGGTATTAATCTAGTTCAGCAAAGATATAGGGATCTCTTAAATCAAATGGAAAGTTATGTTGTGTGTATAGAAAGACTTGCAAGGGAACGTTCCGAACTGATGAATTCTATTGGATTCGAGAATGAAGTGCGATCTAAAGAGTGGATTCTTTCTGCATTCATGAACTCCATTCAATTGCCATCACCAAAGAGGGATATGGGTAACATTCCATTTTTACAATCAGGTAATGTTGGAGTCAAAACTCCAGCCCATGAGGATATACAGGATGAAACAGGTATTGTTCTTTCTATTCTTGGAATTGCTGTTGGTCAGCTATATAGTGACGTTAGAGCCAAGGTTTCTGAGCTTTCAAGTAAAGTTACTGGGATAGCTAAATTTAGAACAGATGAAGCTGGTCTTCAAGCTGATGCTGGAACAAGTTTGCAGTTGTTTGATCAGCAGGTTGAAAAATGTGCACTAATTTCAGGATTTGTTGGTGAAGTGCATGGAGTTATGGAGGCAAAATTAGTTGAAATGAATACAGCTTATGCAAAGCCCCAGCATGGGCAATGGGCTTCCACTTTTCAGCGCATTTTGTGCTCAAGTACCAACATGATTGAACAAATGACCGAAGTATTCCTTCCAGAAATTATTAGATCGTTTATTTCATACAATTCAGAGGTAATGGAAGCTTTTGGTTCAGTTTCTCAGATTCGTGGCTCTGTTGATACAGCTCTAGAGAAACTGGTTCGGATAGAACTTGAGAGAGCATCGATGACTGAATTTGAACAGAGCTACTTCATGAAAGTTGGACGAATCACTGAGCAGCAAATAGCTCTTGAAGAAGCTGCCATGATGGGTAGAGATCATCTGTCTTGGGAAGAAGCAGAGGAGCTAGCTTCCCAGGAGGAAGCATGCAGGGCACAATTGGAGCAACTCCAAGAAACGTGGAGCCAGAAGGATATGACGATTTCATCACTTATGAAAGTAGAATCCAGTGCCATGAATTCGCTACTTTCTTCTAAACAGTATTTCTCATCTTTGGTGAATGTTGATCAAGAAAGTGAATTTCATTTGAGAAGAAGCAAGGCTCTGCTTTCGGTCTTGACAAAGCCGCTTGCTGACCTTGAAGCACTTGATCATATGCTGTCAGCATGTGGCTTGTTTCCTTATCATGTAGATGGGCCCATTTCTAATCTAACAGATGTCTTGTCATCAGGTTCTTCATTATCTGATGTATTGTGGCCTTTTGCTGGCTTATTAAAGGATCATTGTTTCTTTGTTTGGAAACTCAGTTTGCTGGACTCAATTCTTGATTTGTGCATGCATGAGATTTCATCTTCTGTTGAGCACAGTTTTACTACTAACCAGCTTTATACAGCTCTTAAAACGAAGCTTACAAACCATGTGGAAAAACAAGTTTATCGGTATATCATGGAAAGGATTGCTCCTGCATTTATCCTACAGTTAGACAAAGAAATTAGTGATTTACTGCAATTGAGtcaaggaagaagagaatctGGTCAACCTAAAAGAGATTCTGCAGCTGTTGGAAGGATTGCAGTAATGCTTGAGGAGTACTGTAATGCTCATGAGACAGCTCGAGCTGCCCGGACTGCTGTTTCTCTGATGCAAAGACAATCGAATGATCTCACAGAGGCTTTACGCAAAATCGTTCTAGAAATAATTCAAGTGGAATGGCTGCATGACCTTTCATCTCCTCACGCGCAGAAGTCTAAGGTTTTGTCACAAAATATTCTTAGTGATGATAAGTTCATATCTGTGCTCCTAAATATAAGCAGAGGCAACTTGTTGGATAAGATTCAATCTTCAGTGTCACTGGTAACAAGATCAATTGAGTGCCTGCAAGCTTGTGAAAACACTTCAGTTTCAGCTGAAGGACAACTTGAGAGAGCAATGGGATGGGCTTGTGCTGGTCCAAATACTTCTGGAGCAGGCAGTTCAACCACAAAGGCTTCAGGAATCCCATCTGAATTTCATGATCATCTGTTAAAAAGGAGGAAATTGCTTTGGGTCATCCAAGAACAGGCATCTGATCTTGCTAACATCTGCACATCTGTTTTGGAGTTTGAAGGATCGAGAGACGGAATTTACCTTATTCCTGAGGATAAATCTTCCGGACAATCTACTGACAGAGGCAGGACATGGCAGCAAACTTTCTTGAATCTCCTGACACGTCTAGATGCAGCATATCGTTCTTTCACAT GTGCAGAACAAGAGTGGAAACTCAGTCAGTTCAACATGGAAAGTGCTGGGAAAAGCTTGTATTCAGTAACCAATCAGCTCTCTGTAGTCTCTTCGAGAGCAAAATCTGCTTTAG TTAATCTACAGGATACTCTTGTGTCCATGTATGAACGAGCTTCTGAAGTCACTGCATCATTATCTGGGTTCAAACATGTTTCACAGGATCGCACTGCTTTGACTTCTGAATGTGGTTCGTTACTAGAGGAG GTTTTGGCAATAGCAGAGGGGTTGCATGATGTATATATCGTGGGAAAGGAAGCTGCTGTTATGCACAATTCAATTATGTCCAATCTTTCAAAG GCAAACACAATTTTACTTCCACTCGAAGCCTCATTGTCTGCTGATTTAGCTGTTATGTCTGAAGCAATCTCaaaggaaagagagaagaaTAATACCAGCATGCCTCTTATTCATGGAAAGGCATTATACCAATCTTACATTATTAGAATACGGGATGCTTACAAAAATTTAGAACCTCTGGTGCCCCCACTTGCTGACGATGCGAAGGAGTTGCACTCCTTGATGACTAAGCTTGGACGCCTTTCTAGTATTCATGCAGGGAGCCTTCATAAG gggtgtgtcggtgacatgggaccgggagtattatga